One region of Streptomyces sp. NBC_00442 genomic DNA includes:
- a CDS encoding COX15/CtaA family protein produces the protein MPKVTRADVTAAARNPLLFIAQRWTASPRIVRRAALAALVMAVAIVVTGGAVRLTGSGLGCPTWPKCTSESLTATSEMGFRGAIEFTNRMLTYVLCAAVGWAIIAARSAKPWRRPLTRLGWVQFWVVMGNAVLGGIVVLVGLNPYTVAAHFLLSSALIAVAVVTWQRTQEGDGAPRPLVGKAVVQLTWLLVGASAALIAVGTIVTGTGRHPGDSKDVPRIPLDWTMITQLHADLAWIVVALAVALWFVLKAVDAPPGPRARARDLFLVLLGQGVIGYVQYFLKTPEILVGLHMLGSCLVWIAVLRVLLSLRERPEITAEVPAQADSALSLA, from the coding sequence ATGCCGAAAGTGACCCGCGCCGATGTGACCGCAGCGGCCCGCAATCCGCTTCTCTTCATCGCACAGCGCTGGACCGCCTCCCCCCGGATCGTGCGGCGCGCGGCGCTGGCCGCGCTCGTCATGGCCGTCGCCATCGTGGTGACCGGCGGCGCGGTCCGGCTCACCGGTTCCGGGCTCGGCTGCCCCACCTGGCCCAAGTGCACCAGCGAGAGCCTCACCGCCACCAGCGAGATGGGCTTCCGCGGCGCCATCGAGTTCACCAACCGGATGCTCACCTACGTGCTGTGTGCCGCGGTCGGCTGGGCGATCATCGCGGCCCGTTCCGCCAAGCCCTGGCGGCGCCCGCTGACCCGGCTCGGCTGGGTGCAGTTCTGGGTCGTCATGGGCAACGCGGTCCTCGGCGGCATCGTCGTCCTGGTCGGCCTCAACCCGTACACGGTGGCCGCCCACTTCCTGCTCTCCAGCGCGCTCATCGCGGTCGCCGTCGTCACCTGGCAGCGCACCCAGGAGGGCGACGGCGCGCCAAGGCCCTTGGTGGGCAAGGCGGTTGTACAGCTGACCTGGCTCCTGGTCGGCGCCTCGGCCGCGCTGATCGCGGTGGGCACGATCGTCACCGGCACCGGCCGCCACCCCGGCGACTCCAAGGACGTGCCGCGCATCCCGCTCGACTGGACGATGATCACCCAGCTGCACGCGGACCTCGCCTGGATCGTCGTGGCCCTCGCCGTCGCGCTGTGGTTCGTCCTGAAGGCCGTCGACGCGCCCCCCGGCCCGCGCGCCCGCGCCCGCGACCTGTTCCTGGTGCTCCTCGGTCAGGGCGTGATCGGTTACGTCCAGTACTTCCTGAAGACACCCGAAATCCTGGTCGGCCTGCACATGCTGGGCTCGTGCCTGGTCT
- a CDS encoding ABC transporter permease produces the protein MSAGTYAPKPGAAPLGRMIGAQTALETRMLLRNGEQLLLTVIIPSLLLVLFSTVDIIDTGQGKSVDFLAPGILALAVMSTAFTGQAIATGFERRYGVLKRLGASPLPRWALMTSKTLAVLVTEVLQVVLLTVIAFALGWSPHGNPLAVLFLLVLGTAAFSGLGLLMAGTLKAEATLAAANLVFLLLLVAGGVVVPMDKFPGGVQSVLNLLPISALSDGLRDVLRDGASVPWGDLGILAVWAVLGLGAAAKFFRWE, from the coding sequence ATGAGCGCTGGTACGTACGCACCGAAGCCCGGGGCCGCGCCGCTCGGACGGATGATCGGGGCGCAGACCGCCCTGGAGACGCGGATGCTGCTGCGCAACGGCGAGCAACTGCTGCTCACCGTGATCATCCCGAGCCTGCTGCTCGTGCTGTTCTCGACCGTCGACATCATCGACACGGGGCAGGGCAAGTCCGTCGACTTCCTCGCGCCCGGCATCCTCGCGCTCGCCGTCATGTCGACCGCCTTCACGGGCCAGGCCATCGCGACGGGCTTCGAGCGGCGGTACGGAGTGCTCAAGCGGCTCGGCGCGTCGCCGCTGCCGCGCTGGGCCCTGATGACGTCCAAGACGCTCGCCGTGCTCGTGACCGAGGTGCTCCAGGTCGTCCTGCTCACCGTGATCGCCTTCGCCCTCGGCTGGTCCCCGCACGGCAACCCGCTCGCGGTGCTGTTCCTGCTGGTGCTCGGCACCGCCGCCTTCTCGGGGCTCGGGCTGCTCATGGCCGGCACCCTCAAGGCCGAGGCGACCCTCGCCGCGGCCAACCTGGTGTTCCTGCTGCTGCTCGTGGCCGGCGGGGTCGTCGTGCCGATGGACAAGTTCCCCGGCGGCGTGCAGTCGGTGCTGAACCTCCTGCCCATCTCGGCCCTGTCCGACGGGCTGCGCGACGTGCTGCGGGACGGCGCTTCCGTGCCGTGGGGCGACCTCGGGATCCTCGCGGTCTGGGCGGTCCTCGGCCTCGGCGCCGCCGCGAAGTTCTTCCGCTGGGAGTGA